Within Streptomyces sp. SS1-1, the genomic segment CCGGGCCCGTCACCGCCGCCCGGCTCGGCTCACCGGCGCTCGGCCTCGCGCCCTGGACCAGCCACTCCCTGCCCCGCGCGGACGGCGAGGGCGACCTCACCGTGCTCGCGGTGCCCGCGACGCACGGCCCCGACGACGCCGAACGCGACGCCGACGGGAACGTCAACTGCGAGGTCACCGGTTTCGTCCTGTCCGGCCGCGGACTGCCCACGCTGTACGTGAGCGGCGACAACGCCTCGATCCGGGTCGTGGCGGAGATCTCCCGCCGCGTCCCGGACATCGGCGCCGCCCTGCTGCACGCCGGGGCGGCCCGGGTGCCGGCGAAGTTCGACGGGCGCCCGCTGTCCCTCGACAGCCGGCGGGCCGCCGCCGCGGCGGCCGTCCTCGGAGCCGGCGTGATCGTGCCGGCCCACTACGACGGCTGGGCGCACTTCTCCGAGGGGTTCACCGACCTCGAACTGGCCTTCCACGAGGCGGGCCTGTCCTCGCTGCTGCGGACCGCCCCGCACGGATCCTGGGTGGATCTGCGCGCCTGACGGCCGCCGGTCCGGGGCGTCGAGGACGCCCCCGGCAGGAGTGGCGGGCGTCCGCGGGTGCGGCCCGGGGGCAACGGGAGCAGCATGGCCCCGTGGGGCCGCGGCCATCGCTCCGTCCGCGGGCGTGGCGAGCGCCCCGCTCCGCAGCCTGCCGCGACGACGGGAGTGACCATGAGCGCGAAGCTGCTGTTCGTGATGACCGGTGCCTCGTACTGGACGCTCAAGGACGGGACGAGGCACGCGACCGGCTACTGGGCCGAGGAGTTCGCCGCCCCGTACAAGGCGTTCACGGACGCCGGCCACCGGGTCACGGTGGCGACCCCCCGCGGCGTGGTCCCGACC encodes:
- a CDS encoding MBL fold metallo-hydrolase — its product is MTTTPLARQDCAVAVLGGPTAVIDMGGLRIVSDPTFDEAGPHGYLTKTAGPARTEDAVGPVDLVLVSHDLHPDNLDERGRAFALTAPLVLTGPVTAARLGSPALGLAPWTSHSLPRADGEGDLTVLAVPATHGPDDAERDADGNVNCEVTGFVLSGRGLPTLYVSGDNASIRVVAEISRRVPDIGAALLHAGAARVPAKFDGRPLSLDSRRAAAAAAVLGAGVIVPAHYDGWAHFSEGFTDLELAFHEAGLSSLLRTAPHGSWVDLRA